The following nucleotide sequence is from Halapricum desulfuricans.
GTGAACGTCTGGACGACGACCTCAAGCGACTGCAGGAAGGTCTTCGACTCGCCCTCGAGGTAGAGCATCCCGTAATGGTAGACGACGGCGTAGGCGAAGATGATCACCACGAGGACGGCGAACGAGTAGATCGTTCGGCGGTACCACTTGTTCATCCGTCTCCGCGTTCACTCCGCGGAGAGTAAACGGTTCCGTCGTCGGCTTCGGAGTGCCGACCTATCTGTCTCGGGTGCGATTCGCGTTCGTCCGTCGATCGATCGGCGGCGACTGTCGGGCGTGGACGAGCACCCACAGCGCGACGAACAGCGCGCCGGCGATCTCGGGGATCGCGAGTCCCGGCCGGTCGATCGCGCCTCGTCCGATCCAGAGTAGCCAGACCGCGAGGTTCCCGATTCCCGCCCCGATCGAGACCGCCCCCGAGCCCCGGCGGCCGGCATGCAGTCGGCCGACGCCGAACGCCAGCGTCGACGCGGAGAACAGCACGTAAAACCCCGAAGCGACTGGGAAGTGGAGCGCGTGTCCCTGCGGGAAGACGCCGATGGCCGCAAGCAGGACAGTGGCGACGCCGAACAGCATCGCTCCGAGTCGAGCGAGCGCGCCCCCGGACGCGAGTGCGAGCGCGAGGGCGAACGCCGTTCCCAGCACCCCGCCGACGATCAGCCCGCCGTTGAACGCCAGCGCAGTCGCCGGCGTGCCGGCCGAGTGGCCCGGATTCCCGAGATCCGAGAGGGCGTTCGCCCCGAACGCGAACGACGGCGAGAGCGCGATCGCAGTCGCGACTCCGACGAACACGACGGCGACCGAGGCCGTTCCGGCCACGCGCCCGAGGCGGTCCAGCGGGGGGTCAGTGCGATCACGCCCGAGCCGTCCGGTATCCATGCCTGCGAGTACCGGACACAGCCCGATAGTAGTTGGTGTCCCGGACGGTCGCAAGCGCGACGTTCAAGAGCGGGCCGACCCGAGAACGGGTATGACCACGCTCGTCGTGCTTGCGGACCCGCCAGTCGAGGGCGTCGTCGGCCGATCGCTCGCGGAGACGACGCCGCTCGACGCCGAGGAGGTCGTCTCGCTGTACGAGGCGATGCTGTCGGACGTCGCCCAGGCGGCGGAAGCCGCCAGCGGACAGCTGCTCGTCAACTACCGACCGCGCGACCACCTCGATCTCAACGCCGACGTGTCCCCCAAACGCCGGCTCGAGTCGGTCGTCGCCGAGGCCGTCGATGACCCTGAGGCCGTCAGATACGAGGTGCAGGTCGGAAGTTCTCACGCGGCCCGGGTCGGCAACACCGTCACGCACCTGCTCGAGGGCGAAGAGGAAGGCAGCGTCCACGTCATCGAGCCGACAGTCCCGCTGGTGACCCGTCAGGGGATCGACTCGACGTCGATGAAACTCCGGCGGAGCCCGGTCGTGCTCTCGCCCGGACCCGGCGGTCGAGTCGGGTACGCGGGGTTCAGCGAGCCGATCGATTTCGACGGTGCCTACGAGCCGCCGGCCGTGACGTCGCTGGTCGAGGCGGCGCGAGCGGCGGATCTGGACGCGGACTTCGTGCCGTCGCTGCAGCCGGTCGAGACGGCGGCCGATCTGGCGTCCGTCGTCTCGGTCGTCCGGGCGCGAGCGCGGGCCGATCGCATCTATCCGTCAGAGACATACGAGTGGGCAGAGACCAACGGGGTGTACGGGGTCAAGGGCGAAGGCGGGTTGGACGTCGAGAAAACCGACAGTGATTAAGTGGGCGACACGCAAGGGACGCCTGCGGTGGGGTGGCAGAGCGGCCTATTGCGCCTGCCTTGAAAGCAGGTGGCGTTAAGCCTCCTGGGTTCAAATCCCAGCCCCACCGCTTCTACGCGAACGACAGTGAGCGTTGAGCGGTGCATCTGGCGATTTGAGCCCTGCCAGTCGCGCGCAGCGGAGCGAGCAGGAACGTCTTGGTCCGGTTCAAATCCCAGCCCCACCGTGAGTGCGCGGCGCATCGACGCGCCGCGCCGAATAACACGCTGGATTTGAACGAGAGAAGACGCAGCGCGAGCGAAGTGAGCGACCGTCTTCGCGTGGTTCAAATCCCAGCCCCACCGCTTCTACGCGAACGACAGTGAGCGTTGAGCGGTGCATCTGGCGATTTGAAGCCAGCAAGTCGCAGCCCGCGCAGCGGAGCGAGCAGGAACGTCTTGGTCCGGTTCAAATCCCAGCCCCACCGCTTCTACGCGAACGACAGTGAGCGGTGAGCGGTGCATCTGGCGATTTGAATCACGGCAGACCGAACGCAGTGAGATCTGGCATCGGGTTCAAATCCCAGCCCCACCGTTTCTCCGCTCACTGTCGATCGACATCGCCCACGACCTGCGCCAGCAGGAACAGTCCGACAAGGGAGCGGGCGAGCTACTCGTCGTTCTCCTCGCCCTCGTCGTCCTCTTCGGTCGCCAGAACGCCGTTCGCCTCGAGGTGTTCGCGCTTTTCGTCGTCGTCGAGTTCCCGGAAGCGTTCGTCCTCGACGGCGATGGTGGCGACGCCGACGCCTTCAGGCGAAAGCCCGTCGTCGCTGACCGACGCCAGCGCCGACAGCGCCAGTCCGACGCCGTCATCGAGGGTCATGTCGTCCTCGTAGTGTGCTTCGAGGTACTCCCGGATGTCGTTGCGGTCGGCCCCGACGGCAAGCGCTTTCCACTCGTAGGGCGTGCCGGAGGGGTCAGTCTCGTAGAGTCGCGGCTGTCCGTCGGCGACGCCAGCGATGATCAGCGCGACGCCGAACGGGCGCGCGCCGCCGACCTGCGTGTACTGCTGGATGTGGTCGGTGACGGCTTTCGTCAGCGTCTCGACGCCGATCGGCTCGTCGTAGCGCAGCTGGTTGATCTGGGCCTGCTGGCGCGCGAAGTCGATGAGCTGGCGGGCGTCGGCGACGTGGCCCGCGCTGGCGATCCCGATGTGGTCGTCGGCCTTGTGAATCTTCTCGACGGAGGAACGCTCCATCAGCGGCGAGCGGATCCGCTTGTCGACGGCCAGGACGACACCCTCGGGCGTTCGCACGCCGATGCTCGCCGTCCCGCGCTTGACTGCTTCCCGGGCGTACTCGACCTGATAGAGGCGTCCGTCGGGCGAGAAGATGGTGATCCCCCGATCGTACGCTTGCTGTTGTTGGCTTCCCTGCATAGTTACTCGATGTCGAGTGGCGTCCCAGCCGCGAGCGCGTCGTTCGTGCGGTATTCGAGCCGGCCGTCGCGGACGACGACCGCCTGCGTGTCGCCCCC
It contains:
- a CDS encoding DUF998 domain-containing protein, whose amino-acid sequence is MDTGRLGRDRTDPPLDRLGRVAGTASVAVVFVGVATAIALSPSFAFGANALSDLGNPGHSAGTPATALAFNGGLIVGGVLGTAFALALALASGGALARLGAMLFGVATVLLAAIGVFPQGHALHFPVASGFYVLFSASTLAFGVGRLHAGRRGSGAVSIGAGIGNLAVWLLWIGRGAIDRPGLAIPEIAGALFVALWVLVHARQSPPIDRRTNANRTRDR
- the psmA gene encoding archaeal proteasome endopeptidase complex subunit alpha; protein product: MQGSQQQQAYDRGITIFSPDGRLYQVEYAREAVKRGTASIGVRTPEGVVLAVDKRIRSPLMERSSVEKIHKADDHIGIASAGHVADARQLIDFARQQAQINQLRYDEPIGVETLTKAVTDHIQQYTQVGGARPFGVALIIAGVADGQPRLYETDPSGTPYEWKALAVGADRNDIREYLEAHYEDDMTLDDGVGLALSALASVSDDGLSPEGVGVATIAVEDERFRELDDDEKREHLEANGVLATEEDDEGEENDE